The sequence below is a genomic window from Salicibibacter cibarius.
GCCATTACTAATCATGTTCCCGAGCGCTTGATCATAGCGACCTATGGCAATCACCACGCTCATGCAAGGCAACAGAAATAGCAAAGCCAGCAACCCGGCCAACGATCCAAACAACGACAAAAAAGGCTCATCAACCGGCGCAACGGTAATATAAGAAATAACCGCGAGCACCAAGAAAGAAAGGCCCACCCATCGATACAGCGGACCTGCCTTGTTTACCGTTAGTAAAATAATCGCGATCGAACTGATGCCAATCACATAATCCAAAAATTCCAATGCCACGACTTCACTCAATAAGTAACTGATCACTAAGATAAAAAATAAGTAAAATATCGAAAACACCTACTTTGCTGGAGGTGAGAGGTTGGAAGTGGGAGGTGAGAATACACCTTCACGCTATTCTATGATCCCATATTCTTCCTTAGAATGCGAAGGACTTGCTCAACATCCTCGACAGGTACCTGTCCCGGCGCTGAAGATTGTGCTCCGGAGGCAAACGTAAGTGCCGAGCCGAAAACCCCTCCTGCCAAACGTGTCATTATTCCGTTCGTTCCCATTGCCATTGAAATAAGAGGGATCGAAATCGTGCGGCTCATTTTTTCCGTCACTTGCAAAAGAGTGATTACATCCGTTTTTGATTGGGGCATTACCGCTATCTTGGCGACATCAGCTCCCAACTCCACAGCTTCACATATCTTTTCTTCCAACTGTTGTGCCGAAGGCGTTTCCGTAAAATTATGATAGGAAAGAATAACATCTATTTCCTGATTCCTCGCTTGATCGATTAGATGAAGCGTATTTTTTTCCGGCTGACGCAATTCGATATCGACCCCGTGAACAGCATTGCTTTCGATGACTGATTCATACAGTTGCACAACCTCATTCTCTTTGAAAGAAACCGCTTGCCCCCCTTCTTCCTCGGAACGTTTAGTAAACAATAGCGGACGTTTTGTTTCTTGATGCATCTCTTTCGCAATATCAACAATAAGATCCACGTCTCGAATATTTTCAAAGTAATCCACGCGCCACTCAAAGAGATCCACTGGCTTTTCATTTAACTGTTTCCATTCATCCTGTAAAGCCTCACGGTTCTTTCCCATTAACGGAACACAAATCTTTGGATGAACCGTTTCGTCCCCGTTTCGTGTATGTAGTTGTAACCCCTTGCCCATATTCATCCCATCTCCTTTTCTACCATTTTCCCCTTTCAACCGTTACTTTTCAATCATGGTTTGCTACAATGGCAATCAAAGATGATAGGAAAGCGGGGTTATTTGCTTGGCAACGTCGATAGAAGAAACGATTCTACTCACCGGCTTCATGGGATCCGGCAAAACAATGATCGGAGAAGCGTTAGCGAAAAAATTAAACAAATCTTTTGCGGATATTGATAAAATCATTGAGGAAAAGGAAAACATGCCAATCACGGAAATTTTCAAAAAGGAAGGGGAAGCAGCGTTTCGCGCAAAAGAAAAAATGGAAATCGCTGATTATTTAACAGGACCTTCTGCTGGAAATGCCGTTGTTTCTGTCGGTGGTGGGGCCTTTCTTCAAGAGGAAGTGCGTCACATTTGCATGAAAAATGCCACGGTTATTTTTTTACATATCTCTTGGACCGCGTGGCTCGAGCGATTAGATATGCTTGTCGAGACCCGTCCCGTGCTACATGGAAAAACAATCTCGGAAATCCAAACGCTTTACGATGATCGCCAAACCGTATACGACCAACATCATTATCGTGTCACTGTCGATGGCCTCGATCCCGAGGAGGCGAGCGATAAGATTATTTCGACGCTTCGGACTAAGCCTATATAATATATCAGCCAAAATCAAAAAACCCCCTCCCGCTTAACAGGGAGGAGGTTACTATTCTTGTTCCCAAAACAAATCATCCAACGTCTTCGACAAAGCTTTGCAGATCGAGATGCATAGCGCGAGGCTGGGGTTGTATTTTCCCAGCTCAATCAAACCAATCGTCTGGCGCGAGACACCGACAAGTTTTGCTAGCTGCGCTTGGGACAAGTCCTTTTCCACTCTCGCAACCTTCATTTTTATATTCTTCATTTACTCTTCCTCGTTTTTTCTGGCGATCCGCTTGCTGTTCGATTTCGCCAGTAGGTAGGGGATCCCTATCACAAATAATAAAAAGCCAACATAGCCCACAATGCTTACAAAGAAAACGAGTCCGAAATAAACCCATGATTGAGCCGTTCCCTCCGCATACTGCATGGCACTATTGATCCCCATGAAAAGAGCGAACACAACGCCGGCAATGCCTATAAAAAAGACCAATTTTGTGTCCGTAGAAAATTTACTTTTTTCATCATGGGTTTCGACTTCGTCTGAAAATAACCCTAAATTTGAAGAACGTATAAGGTAATAGACTCCACATGCCAATAAGATTGCTAATTCAGTTAAAATCATCGCCTCTCCCCATCCATAGATAGACATCTTGATGGCCATGGAAAGAAAACATATAGCGACGACAACCCAATATAACTCCTTGTAAATTTTATTCTGCGATTGGATAATTCGCTCGTCTTTCTTGTTTTTATTTCCGGTAAAAAACATTATGTGTGCCTCCTTTTTATATTTATTATACATTAAAATTATCATTTTGCAATATATATATGTCATAATGTAAAATAAAAAGTAGTTACCCCCATCACGGTTCACCTACTTTGTCGGTGCGAAACCCTCGCCCGCTAAGGCAATTGGGTTCTATGTGATTTCCCTGCCCAGTGGCCCTACAGCACTGCCTTTACGCTTTTATCTTATCCCGTTAATAACCAAATCTCCCCACAAACTCGGGGGAGATTCAAAGGATTATTGAAAACAGACCAGCTTTTTAAAAACTTCTTCGCTGATGTTATCCGATAAAATACCACGATCAGCCGGTTGGCTAAATTTCATTTTCACCCATTGTTCCGCTGCAAGCATTCTGCGGTCATCGCCTTTGTACTCAAGGTCATACTGTGCTTCTTCGAGCAAATGGACCGCGGCGTAGAGATCATACATAAAATCGGTCAACTTTTTGGCTGCTGCTTGTTGTGTGCGTTCATCCGCTTTGGATAACCGAACGATGAGATCCTCCAAGTGTTTCACTTCCTTCGATAATTGTACTCTAGTACCTTCGAGCGCCGGTTGCTCGATCGCGCCAAGCGTACAACGAAGATCTTCCATAAAAGGTTCTGCCCCGCCTTTTTGTAACGTTTTTAACACTTCAAGCGCCTGTATATTAGCCGTTCCTTCCCAGACCGGATTCACGACTGCGTCTCGCAGCAGTCGCGGCGTAACATATTCTTCAATATAACCATTACCTCCATGCAGTTCGAGGGCTTCTTTTGCAACGGAGACGCCAAGGTCACTACATCGGTACTTTGCAAGGGACAGCAAAATGCGCATCAGGGAATAGTTTTCTTTGGACTCCTCTCCGTAGGTGTGAACATCGTCAAACTTACGAATGGTTTGTGAGGTAATGGCCCAA
It includes:
- the aroD gene encoding type I 3-dehydroquinate dehydratase; the encoded protein is MGKGLQLHTRNGDETVHPKICVPLMGKNREALQDEWKQLNEKPVDLFEWRVDYFENIRDVDLIVDIAKEMHQETKRPLLFTKRSEEEGGQAVSFKENEVVQLYESVIESNAVHGVDIELRQPEKNTLHLIDQARNQEIDVILSYHNFTETPSAQQLEEKICEAVELGADVAKIAVMPQSKTDVITLLQVTEKMSRTISIPLISMAMGTNGIMTRLAGGVFGSALTFASGAQSSAPGQVPVEDVEQVLRILRKNMGS
- a CDS encoding shikimate kinase → MATSIEETILLTGFMGSGKTMIGEALAKKLNKSFADIDKIIEEKENMPITEIFKKEGEAAFRAKEKMEIADYLTGPSAGNAVVSVGGGAFLQEEVRHICMKNATVIFLHISWTAWLERLDMLVETRPVLHGKTISEIQTLYDDRQTVYDQHHYRVTVDGLDPEEASDKIISTLRTKPI
- a CDS encoding helix-turn-helix transcriptional regulator, translated to MKNIKMKVARVEKDLSQAQLAKLVGVSRQTIGLIELGKYNPSLALCISICKALSKTLDDLFWEQE
- a CDS encoding DUF6773 family protein, with product MFFTGNKNKKDERIIQSQNKIYKELYWVVVAICFLSMAIKMSIYGWGEAMILTELAILLACGVYYLIRSSNLGLFSDEVETHDEKSKFSTDTKLVFFIGIAGVVFALFMGINSAMQYAEGTAQSWVYFGLVFFVSIVGYVGFLLFVIGIPYLLAKSNSKRIARKNEEE